The Haloferax sp. Atlit-12N genome window below encodes:
- a CDS encoding MOSC domain-containing protein, which translates to MTDGSPTDDSAQTTDSDASEPTGSGAAATAGAAAVTLDRIAVYPVKSLDAEFVDAADIVENGGLRGDREYAIFDEDGEYVNGKRERAVHRIRSSVSLADGTVELSAPEMDDYDGPIAEADDWLSAYFGYPVELRRDPAGGFPDDTEASGPTVISTGTLDAVASWFDGIDADEMRRRLRPNLVLDATEPFWEDHLFDRRGTVVEFAIGAAAFEGVNPCQRCVVPSRDPDTGEETPDFRPTLVRKRRETLPEWSGGDWFDHDFRLMVNTGVPESSWGETLSVGDAVTVGDIVSE; encoded by the coding sequence ATGACAGACGGGAGCCCGACCGACGATAGCGCCCAGACGACCGACTCGGACGCGTCGGAACCGACGGGTTCGGGAGCGGCCGCGACCGCCGGCGCGGCGGCCGTGACGCTCGACCGCATCGCGGTCTACCCCGTGAAGTCGCTCGACGCCGAGTTCGTCGACGCCGCCGACATCGTCGAGAACGGCGGGCTCCGCGGTGACCGCGAGTACGCCATCTTCGACGAAGACGGCGAGTACGTCAACGGGAAGCGCGAGCGTGCGGTCCACCGAATCCGGAGTTCCGTCTCGCTCGCCGACGGGACGGTCGAACTCTCGGCGCCCGAGATGGACGACTACGACGGGCCGATAGCCGAGGCCGACGACTGGCTCTCGGCGTACTTCGGCTACCCGGTCGAACTCCGGCGCGACCCCGCCGGCGGATTTCCCGACGACACCGAGGCCAGCGGACCGACAGTCATCTCGACGGGAACGCTCGACGCGGTCGCTTCGTGGTTCGACGGCATCGACGCCGACGAGATGCGCCGTCGCCTCCGGCCGAACCTCGTCTTAGACGCGACCGAACCGTTCTGGGAGGACCACCTGTTCGACCGGCGCGGCACGGTCGTCGAGTTCGCTATCGGTGCCGCGGCTTTCGAGGGTGTCAACCCCTGCCAGCGCTGTGTCGTCCCGAGCCGCGACCCCGACACGGGCGAGGAGACGCCCGACTTTCGGCCGACGCTCGTGAGGAAGCGCCGCGAGACGCTCCCCGAGTGGTCCGGCGGCGACTGGTTCGACCACGACTTCCGCCTCATGGTCAACACCGGCGTGCCGGAGTCGTCGTGGGGTGAGACGCTGTCGGTCGGTGACGCGGTCACCGTCGGCGACATCGTCTCCGAGTGA
- the psmA2 gene encoding proteasome subunit alpha, translating to MNRNDKQAYDRGTSLFSPDGRIYQVEYAREAVKRGAPVLGVRTADGVVLAALRSTPSELMEAESIEKLHKLDDALGAATAGHVADARKLVDFARTTAQREHLRYGEPIGVETLTKTITDNIQESTQSGGTRPYGASLLIGGVENGSGRLFATDPSGTPQEWKAVAIGGHREDVQAALEDGYAEDLSLEDGLALAVEALVAADDEIESDELNLVTVSEAGYEIVDEETIAELFADATADDESDETDEGEE from the coding sequence ATGAACCGAAACGACAAGCAGGCCTACGACCGCGGTACGTCGCTTTTCTCCCCCGACGGACGCATCTATCAGGTCGAGTACGCCCGCGAGGCCGTCAAGCGCGGCGCGCCGGTCCTCGGCGTGCGCACCGCCGACGGCGTCGTTCTGGCGGCCCTCCGGTCGACCCCGTCGGAACTCATGGAAGCCGAAAGCATCGAGAAGTTGCACAAGCTCGACGACGCGCTCGGCGCGGCCACCGCCGGCCACGTCGCCGACGCGCGGAAGCTCGTCGACTTCGCGCGGACGACCGCCCAGCGCGAGCACCTGCGCTACGGCGAGCCCATCGGCGTCGAGACGCTCACGAAGACCATCACCGACAACATCCAAGAGAGCACGCAGTCCGGCGGCACTCGCCCGTACGGCGCGTCACTTCTCATCGGCGGCGTCGAGAACGGCTCGGGTCGCCTCTTTGCGACCGACCCGTCCGGGACGCCGCAGGAGTGGAAGGCAGTCGCCATCGGCGGCCACCGCGAAGACGTGCAGGCCGCCCTCGAAGACGGGTACGCCGAGGACCTGTCGCTCGAAGACGGTCTCGCGCTCGCCGTCGAGGCGCTCGTCGCGGCCGACGACGAAATCGAGAGCGACGAGCTGAACCTCGTCACCGTCTCCGAGGCGGGCTACGAAATCGTCGACGAGGAGACCATCGCCGAGCTGTTCGCCGACGCGACCGCGGACGACGAGTCCGACGAGACGGACGAAGGCGAGGAGTAG
- a CDS encoding HVO_2922 family protein, producing MSKAHFEVFVDAADKYRWRLVHDNGNILADSGEGYASKQKAKQGIESVKRNAPDADVVEE from the coding sequence ATGAGCAAGGCGCACTTCGAGGTGTTCGTCGACGCGGCGGACAAGTACCGGTGGCGACTCGTCCACGACAACGGAAACATCCTCGCCGACTCCGGCGAGGGCTACGCGTCGAAACAGAAGGCGAAGCAGGGCATCGAGAGCGTGAAGCGGAACGCTCCCGACGCGGACGTGGTCGAGGAGTAA